A window of Bradyrhizobium sp. AZCC 1719 genomic DNA:
CAGGCGCTTGCCGTCGACCAGCACGCTTCCCCCGGTCGGCTTGAGCAGCCCGAGGATCAGGCGCGCCAGCGTGGATTTGCCGCAGCCGGACTCGCCGACGATGCCGAGCACGCTACCGGCCGGCACGCTGAAGGTGACATCGTCGACCGCGACCACGCGCTTTTCCGCCGACATCAGCCCGGTGTGGACGCGGAATTCGCACCGCAGGTTCTCGACCTCGATCGCGGCGGTCATGCTGGTTGCAGCTCCGCCCAGTCCGGCTCGAGCCGGCAAAGATAATCGTGCGCCTCGCCCGCCCGACGCCGCGGTATCGCGCGCGCGCAGGTTTCGTCGGCGTGGGCGCAGCGCGAGCGAAAGGCGCAGCCGGCAAAGCCGGGCCCGATCGCCGGCACGACGCCGGGGATCGAGCCGAGCGGCCGATCGCGCTGCACGCGGCCGGGCACCGGCACGCAGGAGAGAAGACCGCGTGTGTAAGGGTGTTGCGGCGCGCGGAACAGTTCCGCGGTCGGCGCGCGCTCGACCACCTCGCCGGCATACATCACCGACACGTGGTCGGCGACACGCGCGACGATGCCGAGGTCATGGGTGATCAGCAGGATCGAGAGGCCGAGCTCGCGCTTGAGATTGGCGAGCAGCCGCAGGATCTGCGCCTGCACGGTGACGTCGAGCGCGGTGGTCGGCTCGTCGGCGATCAACAGTTCCGGATCGCACATCAGAGCCATCGCGATCATCACGCGCTGGCGCAGACCGCCGGAGAGCTGGTGCGGAAACTGGCCGAGCCGCATGCCGGGTGCGGTGATGCCGACGCGGCCCATCAATTCGGCGGCGCGGTCGAGGGCCGCCGCGCGCGAGCCGCCCTTGTGGCGCGTCATCACCTCCGCCATCTGCGAACCGATGGTGAAGGCCGGATTGAGGCTCGTCATCGGCTCCTGAAAGATCATCGCCATGCGGTTGCCGCGCAGGCGCGCCATCTCGCGGTCCGACATCGATGTGAGGTCGGTGCCGGCGAAGCTCATCTTTTTCGCCGAACGCT
This region includes:
- a CDS encoding ABC transporter ATP-binding protein, with amino-acid sequence MSALLDVEELQVTFGRTAAVRGASFRVEKGETHCLVGESGCGKSVTALAVMSLLARGGQRSAKKMSFAGTDLTSMSDREMARLRGNRMAMIFQEPMTSLNPAFTIGSQMAEVMTRHKGGSRAAALDRAAELMGRVGITAPGMRLGQFPHQLSGGLRQRVMIAMALMCDPELLIADEPTTALDVTVQAQILRLLANLKRELGLSILLITHDLGIVARVADHVSVMYAGEVVERAPTAELFRAPQHPYTRGLLSCVPVPGRVQRDRPLGSIPGVVPAIGPGFAGCAFRSRCAHADETCARAIPRRRAGEAHDYLCRLEPDWAELQPA